One stretch of Clavibacter michiganensis DNA includes these proteins:
- a CDS encoding CoA-acylating methylmalonate-semialdehyde dehydrogenase, which translates to MTDTAPLPVVPHWIDGARSPSTSGRTAPVYDPARGVVTKEVALAGADEIARAIASAHAAFPAWRDLSLAKRQAILFRFRELLEAEKGELAEIITSEHGKVVSDALGEITRGQEVVEFATGLAHHLKGEYSEQVSTGVDVYSTKQPLGVVGIISPFNFPAMVPMWFFPIAIAAGNTVVLKPSEKDPSAAIWIAELWKRAGLPDGVFTVLNGDKEAVDGLLTHPDVRAISFVGSTPIAQYVYETGTKHGKRVQALGGAKNHMLVLPDADLDLVADSAVNAGFGSAGERCMAISVVVAVEPVADALIERITSRMSSLRVGDGRRGCDMGPLVTEAHRDKVASYIAIAEEDGARVVVDGRGIEVDGERDGFWLGPTLIDQLPTSSRAYTEEIFGPVLGVVRVRTYEEGVALINAGAFGNGTAIFTNDGGAARRFQNEVQVGMIGINVPIPVPVATFSFGGWRSSLFGDTKAHGAEGVRFFTQQKAITSRWLDPSHGGVDLGFPQN; encoded by the coding sequence ATGACCGACACCGCCCCGCTCCCCGTCGTCCCGCACTGGATCGACGGCGCCCGCTCGCCCTCCACCTCCGGCCGCACGGCGCCCGTCTACGACCCGGCCCGCGGCGTCGTCACGAAGGAGGTCGCGCTCGCGGGAGCCGACGAGATCGCGCGCGCGATCGCGTCGGCGCACGCCGCGTTCCCCGCCTGGCGCGACCTGTCGCTCGCCAAGCGGCAGGCGATCCTCTTCCGCTTCCGCGAGCTGCTCGAGGCGGAGAAGGGCGAGCTCGCGGAGATCATCACGTCGGAGCACGGCAAGGTCGTGAGCGACGCGCTCGGCGAGATCACCCGCGGGCAGGAGGTCGTGGAGTTCGCGACCGGCCTCGCGCACCACCTCAAGGGCGAGTACTCGGAGCAGGTGTCCACGGGCGTCGACGTGTACTCCACGAAGCAGCCGCTCGGCGTCGTCGGGATCATCTCGCCGTTCAACTTCCCCGCGATGGTGCCGATGTGGTTCTTCCCGATCGCGATCGCGGCGGGCAACACCGTGGTGCTGAAGCCCAGCGAGAAGGACCCTAGCGCCGCCATCTGGATCGCCGAGCTCTGGAAGCGCGCCGGGCTCCCGGACGGCGTCTTTACCGTGCTGAACGGCGACAAGGAGGCGGTGGACGGCCTGCTCACGCACCCGGACGTGCGCGCGATCTCGTTCGTCGGATCCACGCCCATCGCCCAGTACGTCTACGAGACGGGCACGAAGCACGGCAAGCGCGTGCAGGCCCTCGGCGGCGCGAAGAACCACATGCTCGTGCTGCCGGACGCCGACCTCGACCTCGTCGCCGACTCCGCCGTCAACGCGGGCTTCGGCTCGGCGGGCGAGCGCTGCATGGCGATCTCCGTGGTCGTCGCGGTCGAGCCCGTCGCCGACGCGCTCATCGAGCGGATCACGTCGCGCATGTCGTCCTTGCGGGTCGGCGACGGCCGCCGCGGCTGCGACATGGGGCCGCTCGTGACAGAGGCGCACCGCGACAAGGTCGCGTCGTACATCGCCATCGCGGAGGAGGACGGCGCGCGCGTCGTCGTCGACGGCCGCGGCATCGAGGTCGACGGCGAGCGGGACGGCTTCTGGCTCGGCCCCACGCTCATCGACCAGCTGCCCACGAGCTCGCGCGCCTACACGGAGGAGATCTTCGGGCCCGTGCTCGGCGTCGTCCGGGTGCGCACGTACGAGGAGGGCGTGGCGCTCATCAACGCCGGCGCGTTCGGCAACGGCACCGCGATCTTCACGAACGACGGCGGGGCCGCGCGGCGCTTCCAGAACGAGGTGCAGGTCGGCATGATCGGGATCAACGTCCCCATCCCCGTCCCCGTCGCCACGTTCTCGTTCGGCGGCTGGCGCTCCAGCCTCTTCGGCGACACCAAGGCCCACGGGGCCGAGGGCGTCCGGTTCTTCACGCAGCAGAAGGCGATCACCAGCCGGTGGCTCGACCCGTCGCACGGCGGCGTCGACCTCGGCTTCCCGCAGAACTGA